TCTCGCCACCGGGCACCAGACGCTTCCAGCCCTTGGGCGGAACTTCGGCGAAATCTTCGCGCTCGATCCACAGCTCGCGTGCAAACGGCACCTCGCGCGTGCCGAAGCTCTCGTCCTTGGGGTGATTGGAAAACTGCAGCGTCTCGGTGTGGCCGTCCGGCAGGTTGGTCAGCACCAGCTTGAGCGGCTCGATCACCGCCATGCGGCGCGGCGCGGCGGCGTCCAGATCCTCGCGCAGGCAGCCTTCCAGCACCGAGAAATCGATCATCGAGTTCTGCTTGCTGATGCCCACGCGGTCCACGAACAGCCGCATCGCCGCCGGCGTATAGCCGCGGCGGCGCAGGCCCTGCAGCGTGTACATGCGCGGGTCGTCCCAACCGTCCACCAGCTGTTCTTCCACCAGCGCGGTGAGCTTGCGCTTGCTCATCACCGTGTAGTTGATGTTGAGGCGCGAAAACTCGATCTGACGCGGCTTGGCGGCTTCGCGCGGCAGGCCCTTGTCCAGCAGCGGCTGCAGCAGTTCCGGATGACCGGCCAGGTCCACCTTGTCCACGCACCAGTCGTACAACGGGCGATGGTCTTCGAATTCCAGTGTGCACAACGAGTGGGTGATGCCTTCCACCGCATCGCCCAGCGAATGCGCGAAGTCGTACATCGGGTAGATCGGCCAGGCGTTGCCGGTGTTCTGGTGCTCCACATGCTTGATGCGGTACAGCGCCGGGTCGCGCAGGTTGATGTTGCCGCTGGCCATGTCGATCTTGGCGCGCAGGGTGCGTGCGCCATCGGGGAATTGGCCCGCGCGCATGCGCTGGAACAGGTCCAGGTTTTCGTCCACGCTGCGCTCGCGGTACGGCGAGTTGCGGCCCGGCTCGGTAAGCGTGCCGCGGTACTCGCGCACCTGCTCGGCGGAGAGGTCGCAGACAAAGGCATGGCCGTCGCGGATCAGTTTTTCTGCAGCCAGATAGTAGACCTCGAAGTAGTCCGAGGCATGGCGCAGCTGCGCCCAGTCGTAGCCCAGCCAGTGCACGTCGTCCTGGATGGCGACCACGAACTCGGGGTCTTCCTTGGCCGGGTTGGTGTCGTCCAGGCGCAGGTTGCACAGCCCGCCGAATTCGGCCGCCAGGCCGAAGTCCAGGCAGATCGCCTTGGCATGGCCGATGTGCAGGTAGCCGTTGGGCTCGGGCGGAAAGCGGGTGCGGATGACCGTGTGCTTGCCGCTGGCCAGGTCCTCGCGAACGATCTGGCGGATGAAGTCTTTCTTCTCCGCCGGGGCGGTGGCGTCGGTGGCTGGAATCTCGGACATGCGGGGCATCGGCAATAAGTAAACCGCAAGTTTAGGCGGTGGCACCGGTTAGGGGTAGGCGGCTGGCCCGGGTCGGAGCGGCAGAGGCGTGACCTGGCGAGCCGCGGGCATCTCCAGTGGGGCCGGAGATCCTGCCGTTGCAGGGATCCGCGCGCGGTTGCGCGCCGCCGCCTGCCTCGTCGCACGAGGGCGATATGCGGGAGTGGCCGGTCTGGCGGTGCTGGCGGCAGCCGACCGCCCCGCGTACGCTGCGCCGACCCCGTCAGGAGCACGCCCCGCATGCCATTGCCCCGCCTGCTGATCGGCGACAAGACCCTGTCTTCCTGGTCGTTACGGCCGTGGTTGCTGTTGCGGCATTTCAGGATTCCATTCGAGGAAGTCTGCCTGCCGCTGGATACGCCCGACTTCCAGGCGCGTATCGTCGGTTACTCGCCCACCGGCAAGGTGCCGGTGTTGTGGGACGACGCGCTGCCCGTGTGGGACTCGCTGGCGATCTGCGAATACGCCAACGAGCGTTGGCTCGACGGGCGCGGCTGGCCGGCCGATCTGGCGGTACGCGCACAAGCGCGTGCGGCCGCAGCCGAAATGCATGCGGGCTTTGCCGCCTTGCGCAGCCAGTTGCCGATGAATCTCGCCCGCCCGTCAGGCCCGGCGCAATGGGATGCCGCGGCCGAGCGCGACATCACCCGCATCCAGACGCTGTGGGCCAGCCTGCGCGCCGAGCATGGTCATGCGGGAAGTTTCCTGTGCGGGGAATTCGGCATCGTCGATGCGATGTACGCGCCGGTGGCGCTGCGCTTTGCCAGTTATGGCGTGCCGCTGTTCGAAGCGGCCGGCGACTATCTGGCCGCGCTGGATGCGTTGCCGGTGCTGCGCGAGTGGCGCCATGGGGCAGAGCGCGAACGCGCGGGGCGCGGCTGAGATGCAGATCGCCTATCGCGCCAGCCACATCATCGATGCGCATTTGGCCAAACACGCACTGGAAGATGCCGGCATCACCGCCTTCGTGTTCGGCGAATCGCTGCTGGGCGGCGCCGGCGAGTTGCCTGCCTTCGGCGTGCTGCAGGTCTGCGTGGCCGACATCCATCTGGGTCAGGCACAGGCGGTGCTGGCCCAGATCGGCCTGTGCGGCGAGGTGTCCCGTGCGCTGTAGCGCAGCGCCAGTCGTAGGAGCGCACCCGGGCGCGACGAGGCTGTGCCGATAACGCCACGTCGCGCCCAGGTGCGTTCCTGCGCTGGAGTTATCGGCACAGCTCCGGTCGCGCCCGGGTGCGCTCCTTGTATCTGGACATGGCCGCCGAACAGCGGTATGTCTTCCGACTGATCATCGGAGCAGATGCGGCAAGTCCATGCGCTCCTGAAGCTTCGAGCTTGTATCGTAGATCGGCTCCCGCATCTACGATGTGCGCGCATCATTCCGGCTGACGCCATCCAGGTAGCGCGGCCTCCGGTGCGGCCAGTGCGCGCAGGCGTTTGAACAGCACCGTGGTTTCGGCCACGTTCCACACCCGCAGCGCCACCTCGAAGGTATCCAGCGGCTTGGTCAAAAAGTCCTTGGCGCCCAGGCCCAGGGCGCGATGACGTGCGCTGCGGCTGGGGTCGGCGGTGAGCACGATCACCGGCAAAAAATGCTCCGGGTCGGACAGCCGCGCCAGTTGTTCCAGCAGCGCATAGCCGTCCAGCTCCGGCATCTTCAGGTCTAGCAGGATCAGATCCGGCGCGAAGGCCGACACCAGGCCCATCACCCGCTGCGGATCGGTGGTGGCGATGACCTGCTGGAAGCCTTCGCGTTGCAGCAGGTCCTCCAGCAGCCGCACATTGGCCGGCTCGTCATCGACGATGAGGATGCGGGAGCGGAGGATATCGTCGCGTGTCATGCCAGCAACCTGTCGAGTACGGTGAAGAATTCCGCCACGTCGAGCGGTTTGGTCAGGTAGGCGCGCACGCCCTGGTTGCCGACGCGCGCCAGCGTGGCGCTGGTGGCATCGGCGCTGATCACCACCACCGGCAGCTGCACCGTGGCCGGTTGCGCCTGCAATTCGCGCAACAGCTCCTCGCCGTTGCCGTCGCTCAGGTGCAGGTCCAGCAGGATCAGGTCCGGCAGGCCGTGCTGCAGCAGCTCGCGCGCCTGCGCCAGGCTGGCCGCCTCCAGCAGTTGCCATTGCGGGCGGCGCTCGGTGAGCGTGCGGATCAGGGCCTGGTTGGACGGGTTGTCTTCGATGCTCAGCAAGCGGCACACGCCGCTGCCGCTGGTACTGGGCGGCAACAGCGTGCGCGCCGGTTCGCCGCGCTGCGGTTCGCCCTGTGGCAGCGAGATCCAGAAGCGCGCACCATCGCGGTGGCTGTCCACGCCGATCTGCCCGCCCATCGCCTCGATCAGCTTCTTGCTCAACGCCAGGCCCAGGCCGGTGCCTTCCACCGCCGAACGCTCGGCGCCCAGCCGCTCGAATGGCGTGAATAGGCGCTGGATCTGCGGCGGCGTCAGCCCCTGGCCCTGATCGGCCACGGTGATGCGCACCTGCTCGCCGTCCGCCTGCGCACTCACCTGCACGTGGCCGCCGGGGCAATTGAACTTGACGGCATTGGACAACAGGTTGAGCAGCACCTGACGCAGCCGCTGGGCGTCGGCGCGGACTGTCCACGCGCCTTCGACGGCTGGCGGCTGCAGGCGGATGCCATGCTTCTCGGCATCCGGTGCGATCAGGGCCAGCGCTTCGTGCACCGCCGCGTCCACCGGAACCGGCTCCGGGCTCAGATCCAGCTGGTCGGCCTCGATACGTGCGATGTCCAGCAGCTCGGTGATCAATCCGAGCAGATGCCGGCCGGCGCCCAGGATGTGCTGCAGATGGCGGCGGTGCCCGGGGTCGGGCAGATCCATGTCCAGCACCTGCGCATAGCCCAGGATCGCATTGAGCGGGGTGCGTAGTTCGTGGCTGCTGCGTGAGAGGAATTCGGTCTTTGCGCGGTTGGCGGTTTCCGCTTCGCGCCGTGCCAGCTGCGCTTCGGCGGCGCGTGCGGCCAGCAGTTCGCTGGCCTGCGCCAGGCGCTGCCCGACCTGGCCCAGTTCGTCGCCCGCGCGGGGCTGGGGGGCCAGCGGCAGGCCTTCGCCGAGCCGATCGGCATTGGCGGCCAGCGTGCGCAGGCGCCCGGACAGCGCCGAAGCGAACCAGGCCACCGCAAAGACCGCGCCCAGACCGCCGAGCATGGCCGCGCTCAGGGTGATGATCAGATTGCGCTGCCGCAGGCCTTGCGCCTTGGCAGTGCGCACCTGCAACTGTGCCGTTTCGTAATCGCGTAGTTCGCGCAGTTCCGCGCGCAGGATGTCGAGCTTGTATTTGCCGTCCCACAGCTGCCGGATCTCTTCCTCGCGGCTGAGGTCTGGCGCCAGCAGACGACGCCAGCCCTGCATTTTCTCGGCGAACAACGGTTTGATACGCGCAAAGCGCTGCGCCTGCACCGGGTCGGTGATGCGTTGCGAAAGCCGATCGGCCACCGGCTGCAGGCGTGGTTCGGCATAGCGATACGGTGTCAGGAATTCATCGCGGCGCACCAGCCGGTACCCACGCACGCCGGCCGCGGTTTCCGCCAGCAGCGCGTGCGCTTCGTACAGGTCGCTCAGCACTTCCAGGGTCTGGCGCACATCGTTTTCGGCGGCGATGTTCTGCCGCTCCACGCTGTAGATCGCCATCAGCGCGACCGCCAGCAACAGCAGCGGCAGGGTGACCACCGCCAGGCTCTTGCGGGTGATCGGCCAATCGTTCCAACGCACCGCCATTGCAGTCATAGCGCGAGTCCGGCTTGCACCGCGTACACCGCGGCCTGGGTGCGATCTTTTACCTCAAGTTTCTGCAGGATGCGCTCCACGTGCACTTTCACCGTGCCGGGAGAAATCCCCAGTTCAGCTGCAAGGCCGGCATTGGTAAGCCCGCGCGGAAGCAATGACAGCACCTGTTTTTCGCGCTTGCTCAGCGCATTGAGGCGGTCGTCCTGCAGCACTTTGCGTCGGCGCGTGGCGACCGGCCTGGCCGGCTCGGCCACCATCGCCGGCAGCAGCAACGCGAAGGCCTGCAGTGCCTGCCCATCATCATTGCCAGGGGCGGGGCGGCCATCGTTCCATGCCACGCAGACCATGCCCAGGGTGCTGCCGAGCGCGTGGATCGGCACCTTGGCTTCGCGGATGTCGGCCGGGCGCGGCGGCATCAGCCAGCTGGCTTCGTGACTGTCGCCGGCGGCGCTGGCGCCGGGTGGCAGGGCAAGCCCGCGGCTGGCGATCACCTGTGTGCGCGGCCCGCGCTGCGCCAGCACCGCGCCATGCTCCAGGCCCAGCAACAGCAGCACGCGACCGAGCACCGCATCGCAGGCCTGTTCGGGGGTGTGCGCCTGGCGCAGCGCCACTGTGGCTTCCCAGAGCGCCTGCCAACGGGCGCTATCGGAGGCATCGCGTCGAAGCGCCTGGCGCCAATCGCCAGCATTGATGGGGCTTTCCATAGGGTCGCTCTAGGCCGATCAGCATATTTGAGTATATGCCAGACTGCAGAATTGTTGGGGTCGTTTGGTTTCGATACTGGGCTCGCCCTCTGAGGCACCCCCAACAGCCCACACGGAGATTCCCCATGCGTCGCACACTGTCTTCCCTGGTTCTGGCTCTGGCTGCCGCCCCGGCCCTGGCGGGCGGCGTGATGCACTACACCGACAAGGCCAAGTTGCCGGCCGGCGGCGAAGAGCGCGAGGTCGCTGCGCTGTTCGATACCTGGAATGCGGCACTGGCATCAGGTAATCCGCACAAGGTGGCCGACCTGTACGCGCCCGATGGCGTGCTGCTGCCGACGGTCTCCAACGAGGTGCGCGCGTCACGCGAGCAGATCGAAAAGTATTTCGAGATGTTTTTGACCAAGAAGCCACAGGGAGTGGTCAATTACCGCACCGTGCGCGTGCTCGATGACGACAGCGCGGTGGATGCGGGCGTGTACACCTTCACGCTGACCGACAAGGACGGCAAGAAGAGCAACGTGCAGGCACGCTACACCTTCGTGTACGAAAAGCGCGACGGCAAGTGGCTGATCATCAATCACCACAGCTCGGCGATGCCGGAAGTGGATACGCGCGCGGCGGTCGCCAAGACCAAGTAAGGACCGCGCCGGTGCCACGCGCTGGCCGGGCAGGCTTGAAAGCCGCTCCGGCCGGCGCCATCCAGCAGGCAATCCTCACGATTGCGGAGTTGCACCATGCTGGGAATCGGCGCTTTCAAACAACGCATGCCACGTCCGGGTGAAGCACTGCCAGGACGCGAGCAAGCGCTACCGCTGCACAACATGCACCTGATCCATGGGCATCCGTTGCGCGGTGACTTCACTGGCCTGGCCCAGGTGCAGTTCGGGCTCGGTTGCTTCTGGGGCGCAGAACGCAAGTTCTGGAGCGTGCCAGGGGTGTACACCACGGCAGTGGGGTATGCCGGGGGCGAGACGCCCAATGCCACCTATGGCGAAGTGTGTTCCGGGCAGACCGGGCATACCGAAGCGGTGCTGGTGGTGTACGACGAAGCGTCGGTGCCGTTTGCGCAGTTGCTGCGTACGTTCTGGGAAAGCCACGACCCCACCCAGGGCATGCAGCAGGGTAACGACGTCGGCACGCAATACCGCTCGGCCATCTACTGCACCACGCAGGAGCAATACGACGCGGCCCTTGCCAGCCGCGATGCCTACCAGCAGCAGCTGACTGCGGCAGCGTATGGCGCCATCACCACGGAGATCCGTTTCCCGGCACCTACGTTCTACTACGCAGAAGACGATCACCAGCAATACCTCGCCAAGCATCCCAATGGGTATTGCGGGCTTGGCGGAACGGGAGTGAGCTGCCCGATCGGGCTGGATGCCTGACGGAAAGGCGGGCCGGATTGAAACGCTGCCAACCACGTGATCGTGGCAGCGCGCCGATGGCCAATAGTGACCGGCAGCGTTATCACGATCGGGCAGCGCATGGGAGTGCATGCCAGGCAACTTGAATGGCTACGTCGGAGACGACGTGGCCATCTTTTTTGCATGAATGTCACGTGGCGCGGCCGATTACACCGGCTGCATCAGACGAATTCGCCGGCAAACATGCCACGCAGCTGTGCAAGCGTATCGGTGCGTTCGGGGTGCAGCAGACGCATGCAGGCCAGTGCAAATCCCACCGGGCTGGTGCCGGGTGCAGTGATCGTGCTGTCGGCGGTCACGACTTTTTCGTGCCGGAACTGGTGGGCGCCTGCGTATGGCACCACGTTTTCCTGCAGAAAGGCCAGTGAATTGCTGGTGTGGGCGCGGTCGTCGAGCAGCCCGGCGTAAGCCAATGCGATGGTGGCGCCGCAGATCGCTGCGACCGGGCGCTGCTGCCTCACGCGTTCAACCAGCAATCCGCTCAGGCCCGGGATTTCGCCGGCCTGCCAACGTTCGCTGCCGGGCAGGATCCACAGGTCCGCCTCCAGCGGCGCAAGATCCGAGAGTGCGAATTCTGGCGTGATACGCAGCCCGCCGATGGACTGCACCGGCTGCCCGTCGATGCTGGCAATGGCCACCTGGTCGCCGAACCACTCGCGCGCTGCCGGCAGCACCACGCCGATTTCCCAGTCGGCCACGCCGTCGACCATCACCACTGCAATGTTTGCCATTGTCCGCTACGCCAGTTGAGGTCTCCGGATTCTAGGCACTGCGCGCGTGGCGATTGTAAGCAAGGTGTGCAGACCGGCGGGTGGAGTGGCGGGCTTGCGGCCTGGCCCCTTGGCTGCTCGAACGCAGGGAGCCTGCGAGAGACGCGCGCAGTAGCGGATGGCAACGCGGTGCGAGGCACAGTGTCGATCAACTCCGTCGCGTTAGCTGCTTTCCCTCAAGCGACAGCACGGGTCAGCGCTGGTCACGGGCGTGATGCAGCGGCAGCGACGTGCGGGCGTTGCATTGGATGCGCGGCCGCCGTGTCCAGCCAGGCTTGAACACGGCAGTGCGATCTCCGCGGCATCTCCGAAAACGACAACGCCCGCAGCATCGGCTGCGGGCGTTGATGGTCGCACGTGTTCGCTGAGGCGATCAGCCGGCGAGTTTGTCGGCAATGGTCTTGCGCAGGGCCTGCAGGTCCTTGGCGAAGGTCTCGATGCCGCCGGCCAGCTTTTCGGTGGCCATCGGGTCGGCGGCCAGGTCGGTGGCGAAGCTGTCGGCGTTGATCGGGGCGATCTGCGCGTTGTCGGCCTTGGCCGGCGAGAGCTTGCGCGGCAACTCGCCGTGTTCGGCGTCGAGCTTTTCCAGCAGGTCCGGCGAGATGGTCAGGCGGTCGCAGCCGGCCAACGCTTCGATCTGCGCGGTGGAGCGGAACGAGGCCCCCATCACCACGGTGGACGACCCGCGGCGCTTGAATGCGTCGTACACGGTGCGCACGAACACTACGCCCGGGTCTTCGTCGATGCTGGCCGGGGTCTGACCCTGGGCAACGTAGTAATCCAGGATACGGCCCACGAACGGGGAGATCAGGAACACGCCCGCCTCGGCACAGGCCAGCGCCTGCGAATGGTTGAAGATCAGCGTCAGGTTGCAGTCGACGCCCTCACGCTGCAGCTGGCGCGCGGCTTCGATGCCTTCCCAGGTGGCAGCGATCTTGATCAGGATCTTGTCCTTGGACACGCCCCGCTCGGCGTACATCGCGATGAACTTGCGCGCCTTGGCGATGGTGGCCTGGGTGTCGTGGGCCAGGTCGGCGTCGACCTCGGTGGAGACGCGGCCGGGGACCAGCTCGGCCAGCCTGACGCCGACGCCGATAGTGAGGCGGTCGGCCACTTCGTTGACGGTGGCGGTGCGGTCTTCGCCGCCATGCTCGTGGCCCCAGGCCAGCTCGCGCTCGATCAGGTCGGCATAGACCGGCAGGTCCAGCGCCTTTTTGACCAGGGTGGGATTGGTCGTGCAGTCGACCGGCTTCAGGCGCTTGATGGCGTCGTAATCGCCGGTATCGGCGACGACCACGGACAGGTCGCGCAGTTGGGCAAGCTTGGAGGGGGATACAGTCATGCGGGTTCTCTCGAATCGTGGAACGGGTCGGGGATGGCGCAGCGCGCTACGTTAGCGCGCCGCGCGCTGGAAGTCGCCCGCGGCGGCGGGTTGATCGTGCACGGCCTGCACGCGCAGGCGCAGGTTGCGCCCGTCCGGCGTGCGCCAGTCGATGCTCTGGCCGACCGACAGGCCAAGCAGCGCGCTGCCGACCGGCGCCAGCACCGAGATGCGGCCCTGCTGGACATCGGCCTCCTGCGGGTATACGAGGGTGAGCGTATGCCGTTCGTCGTGCAGCTCATCCTCGCAATCGATGCGCGAGTGCATGGTGACGACATCGCCGGGAATCTGGTCGGGCGGCAGCACGCGTGCGCGGCCCAGTTCGTCGCTCAGCGCAGTGGCGGCGGGATGCTTGTTGAACGCGGGGGAATCGAGCAAGGCCTCAAGCCGGGCGAGGTCGTGGCTGGAGACAAGGATGGATGGCGGCAAGCCGCTATGATGTTGCGAAGTCATGGCACTCTCCTGACGAAGACGGCCCGCCGGAATGGCAGGCAGCACCGGCAAGATGAGGGCGCGGTGGATCGATCGCAATGCAGCGCCTGAAGAGTGCAGGCCTTCAATGCTGCAAGCAGGGCGGCGATCGCCGATGAGCCCGCTGCCTGATCGGTACCGCACGCAATCAGACAATCAGATCCGGCTGGCAAGCTCAGAAGGGTTACGCGAGCGACAGCATACAACCGTACCGCGGCGCGCCGAGCCACCGACACACCATCGCGATGCATTGCATCACGACACGCGATTTGCCTGTAGCAGACAAAGAAAAAAGCGACGCTCCCGCGCCGCTTCTTCAATTCCAGACAACCCCGCGCAAACCGGCCGCAGCCGTGTTGCGCTTTTTCAATTCCCGATTCCCGATTCCCGATTCCCTAAGCGGCCACCGCCTTCGGCCCGGTCGCAGGCTGTTCCAACGCAAACAGGTCCGGCGGCAGTTCCTTGAACAACTGCGAGAGCTGCTCCAGGAACGCGGTCATGGCCGAGCTGCGACGCCAGGCCATCGCAATGCGGCGGCTGGGCTGCTTGTCTTCGCGGAAGCGGATCAGGCGGATATTTTCCGACCGCGCAACCGGCGGCTTGATCGCCAGCAGCGGCAGCAGCGTCACACCGACATTGGCGGCGACCATCTGACGCAGGGTTTCCAGACTGGTGGCCTGGAATTCGGATTTCTCCAATGCACCGGCCAGGTGGCAGACATCCAGCGCCTGGTCGCGCAGGCAGTGGCCGTCTTCCAGCAACAACAGGCGCTGTTCGGACAGATCGTCCAGCGTCATGCTGTCGTGGCGCGCCAGCGGATGGCCTTCCGGTACCGCCAGCACGAAGGGTTCTTCAAACAGGAACTCGGCATGCAGCTGATCGTCCTGCAACGGCAGCGCCAGCAGCGCGGCGTCCAGACGACCTTCGCGCAACTGGTGCATCAACTGGTCGCTCTTTTCTTCGATCAGCAACAACTCCAGGCGCGGGAACCGCTCGCGGATGCGCGGCACCACATGCGGCAACAGATACGGTGCCAGGGTGGGAAAGATGCCCAGCCGCACGGTGCCCGCTTCCGGGTCCTGGCTGCGGCGTGCGGCTTCCTTCATCTGCTCCACTTCGGCCACGATGCCGCGTGCACGCATGGCCGCCTCACGGCCGGCCGGGGTCAGCATCACCTTGCGCGGTGCGCGTTCCACCAGCGGCACGCCAAGCTCGTCTTCGAGTTTCTTGATCTGTGTGGACAGCGTCGGTTGACTGACGAAGCAGGCCGTCGCAGCACGGCCGAAATGCTTGTGGTCGGCCAGGGCGACCAGATATTTCAGGTCACGCAGATTCATGTGCAGCAGCCCTCAAGGCGGTGACGGGTAACGACTGACGCGTGATGCAGCTTAGCGCCCGGCATGGCCGGGCGATGGCTGTCGTTGCGCTTATGCGGCTTGCGCAACGTTTTCAGTGCTGACCGGTGCACTGGAGCGGATCAGGTAATCAAAGGCGCTCAGTGCCGCCTTGGAGCCTTCGCCCATTGCGATCACGATCTGCTTGTACGGCACCGTGGTGGCATCGCCGGCGGCGAACACACCCGGCACATTGGTCTGGCCACGGTCGTCGACGATGATCTCGCCACGCGGCGACACCTCCACCGTGCCGCGCAGGAACTCGGTGTTGGGCAGCAGGCCGATCTGCACGAACACGCCTTCCAGATCCACGTGCTGGATGTCGCCACCGGTGCGGTCCTTGTAGACCAGACCGGTGACCTTCTGCCCGTCGCCGAGCACTTCGGTCGTCTGCGCGCTGGTGATGATGCGCACGTTGTGCAGGCTGCGCAGCTTGCGTTGCAGCACTTCGTCGGCGCGCAGCTTGTCGTCGAACTCCACCAGCGTGACATGCGCCACGATGCCGGCCAGGTCGATCGCCGCTTCCACGCCCGAATTGCCGCCGCCGATCACCGCCACGCGCTTGCCCTTGAACAGCGGGCCGTCGCAGTGCGGGCAATAGGCCACGCCCTTGTTCTTGTACTGGTCTTCGCCCGGCACGTTCATCTGCCTCCAGCGCGCACCGGTGGACAGGATCACCGTCTTGCTCTTGAGCGAGGCGCCATTGGCCAGCTTGATCTCGATCAGGCCATCGGCACCGGCCGGGATCAGCTGCTCGGCACGCTGCAGGTTCATGATGTCCACCTCGTACTGACGCACGTGCTGTTCGAGCGCGGCGGCCATCTTCGGGCCTTCGGTTTCCGGCACGGAGATGAAGTTTTCGATCGACATGGTGTCCAGCACCTGGCCACCGAAACGCTCGGCGGCCACGCCGGTGCGGATGCCTTTGCGCGCGGCATACACCGCTGCTGCCGAACCGGCCGGGCCACCGCCGACCACCAGCACCTCGAAGGCGTCCTTGGCGGCGATCCTGGCGGCGTCGCGCTTTGCGGCATTGGTGTCGAGCTTGGCGACGATCTGCTCCAGCGTCATACGGCCCTGGTCGAACAGCTCGCCATTCAGGTACACGGTGGGTACCGACATGATCTGGCGGGTTTCGACCTCGTCCTGGAACCACGCGCCATCGATGGCCACGTGCTTGATGCGCGGGTTGAGCACGGCGGCAAGATTCAGCGCCTGCACCACGTCCGGGCAGTTCTGGCACGACAGCGAGAAATAGGTTTCGAACTGGTAATCGCCATCCAGGTGCTGCACCTGCTCGATCAACTCGGCAGTGGCCTTGGACGGGTGGCCACCCACCTGCAGCAGCGCCAGCACCAGCGAAGTGAACTCGTGGCCCATCGGCAAGCCGGCAAAGCGCAGCGAAATGTCCTGGCCCGGGGTGGTCAGCGCGAACGAGGGCTTGCGCTGGTTGTCGTCGCGATGCGCATCCAGGCTGATCTTGTCCGACAGCAGCACCAGGTCCTCGAGCAGGTCGAGCATTTCGCGCGAGCCGGCGCTGTCGTCGATCGAGGCATGGATCTGGATCGGGCGCGTCACCCGTTCCAGGTAGGCGGTCAGCTGGGTCTTGAGGTTGGCATCCAACATGGAGAACTCCTGAGAATGGGCAAGGGGAGGGCGTGACGCCGCTGCGCATGCGCAGGTCGCCTGGGGAGGAAGGGATGAACCGCAGCCGGCGCGGGATCGGGATGCGTGCTGGCGATGGCGGGCGGGCAGCCCGGCACCGGCTCCGGTTCACCCCCGGCCCGGAAGACCGGGCCAGGGATGCGTGGCGGCTTAGATCTTGCCGACCAGGTCCAGCGACGGAGCCAGGGTCTTGGCGCCTTCCTTCCACTTGGCCGGGCAGACCTGGCCAGGATTGTTGGCCACGAACTGCGCTGCGGTCAGCTTGCGCAGCGTCTCGGTGACGTCGCGGGCGATGGAGTTGTCGTGGATTTCCAGGGTCTTGATCACGCCTTCGGGATTGATGATGAAGGTGCCGCGCAGCGCCAGGCCTTCTTCTTCAATGTGCACGCC
The window above is part of the Xanthomonas cassavae CFBP 4642 genome. Proteins encoded here:
- the ahpF gene encoding alkyl hydroperoxide reductase subunit F gives rise to the protein MLDANLKTQLTAYLERVTRPIQIHASIDDSAGSREMLDLLEDLVLLSDKISLDAHRDDNQRKPSFALTTPGQDISLRFAGLPMGHEFTSLVLALLQVGGHPSKATAELIEQVQHLDGDYQFETYFSLSCQNCPDVVQALNLAAVLNPRIKHVAIDGAWFQDEVETRQIMSVPTVYLNGELFDQGRMTLEQIVAKLDTNAAKRDAARIAAKDAFEVLVVGGGPAGSAAAVYAARKGIRTGVAAERFGGQVLDTMSIENFISVPETEGPKMAAALEQHVRQYEVDIMNLQRAEQLIPAGADGLIEIKLANGASLKSKTVILSTGARWRQMNVPGEDQYKNKGVAYCPHCDGPLFKGKRVAVIGGGNSGVEAAIDLAGIVAHVTLVEFDDKLRADEVLQRKLRSLHNVRIITSAQTTEVLGDGQKVTGLVYKDRTGGDIQHVDLEGVFVQIGLLPNTEFLRGTVEVSPRGEIIVDDRGQTNVPGVFAAGDATTVPYKQIVIAMGEGSKAALSAFDYLIRSSAPVSTENVAQAA
- a CDS encoding LysR substrate-binding domain-containing protein, with amino-acid sequence MNLRDLKYLVALADHKHFGRAATACFVSQPTLSTQIKKLEDELGVPLVERAPRKVMLTPAGREAAMRARGIVAEVEQMKEAARRSQDPEAGTVRLGIFPTLAPYLLPHVVPRIRERFPRLELLLIEEKSDQLMHQLREGRLDAALLALPLQDDQLHAEFLFEEPFVLAVPEGHPLARHDSMTLDDLSEQRLLLLEDGHCLRDQALDVCHLAGALEKSEFQATSLETLRQMVAANVGVTLLPLLAIKPPVARSENIRLIRFREDKQPSRRIAMAWRRSSAMTAFLEQLSQLFKELPPDLFALEQPATGPKAVAA
- the rnk gene encoding nucleoside diphosphate kinase regulator, translating into MTSQHHSGLPPSILVSSHDLARLEALLDSPAFNKHPAATALSDELGRARVLPPDQIPGDVVTMHSRIDCEDELHDERHTLTLVYPQEADVQQGRISVLAPVGSALLGLSVGQSIDWRTPDGRNLRLRVQAVHDQPAAAGDFQRAAR
- a CDS encoding transaldolase — encoded protein: MTVSPSKLAQLRDLSVVVADTGDYDAIKRLKPVDCTTNPTLVKKALDLPVYADLIERELAWGHEHGGEDRTATVNEVADRLTIGVGVRLAELVPGRVSTEVDADLAHDTQATIAKARKFIAMYAERGVSKDKILIKIAATWEGIEAARQLQREGVDCNLTLIFNHSQALACAEAGVFLISPFVGRILDYYVAQGQTPASIDEDPGVVFVRTVYDAFKRRGSSTVVMGASFRSTAQIEALAGCDRLTISPDLLEKLDAEHGELPRKLSPAKADNAQIAPINADSFATDLAADPMATEKLAGGIETFAKDLQALRKTIADKLAG
- a CDS encoding type 1 glutamine amidotransferase family protein, which translates into the protein MANIAVVMVDGVADWEIGVVLPAAREWFGDQVAIASIDGQPVQSIGGLRITPEFALSDLAPLEADLWILPGSERWQAGEIPGLSGLLVERVRQQRPVAAICGATIALAYAGLLDDRAHTSNSLAFLQENVVPYAGAHQFRHEKVVTADSTITAPGTSPVGFALACMRLLHPERTDTLAQLRGMFAGEFV